From the Iodobacter fluviatilis genome, one window contains:
- the cobT gene encoding nicotinate-nucleotide--dimethylbenzimidazole phosphoribosyltransferase, with amino-acid sequence MSTPNQVLASAAQLHQAQLTKPQGSLGKLEELAIWFAARSNSAMPARLQPAIVVFAADHGVAAEGVSAFPAEVTGQMVANFVAGGAAISVLAREAGASLSVVDVGVASNYAVTAGSSAQLFRVPVRAGTANLRLEPAMSEQECNKAWAIGVGSAQEGLVRSKTLLIGGEMGIGNTTAAAALICALTDIDPIDIVGLGTGITAQSRENKVQVVKDALARARAAGAVTAKDWLMQVGGLEIAALAGFYTGAAEAGIPALLDGFITTAAALVAVKNKPEVADWLLASHCSDEKGHRHALAALQLEPILQLGLRLGEASGAALTLPLIQSALALHRDMATFSSAGITTK; translated from the coding sequence ATGTCTACTCCAAATCAAGTGCTTGCTTCTGCCGCACAACTTCATCAGGCCCAATTAACTAAGCCGCAGGGCAGCTTAGGCAAGCTTGAAGAGTTGGCAATCTGGTTTGCTGCGCGCTCAAATTCGGCGATGCCTGCCCGCTTGCAGCCTGCGATTGTGGTTTTTGCTGCTGATCATGGTGTGGCTGCCGAAGGGGTATCTGCCTTCCCTGCTGAAGTTACCGGGCAAATGGTGGCTAATTTTGTGGCGGGTGGTGCTGCAATTAGTGTGCTGGCGCGTGAAGCTGGGGCAAGTTTGTCTGTTGTTGATGTGGGTGTAGCCAGCAATTACGCGGTAACGGCAGGCAGCAGTGCCCAGCTATTTAGAGTGCCTGTGCGTGCCGGTACTGCAAATTTGCGTCTTGAGCCTGCAATGAGTGAACAAGAATGCAATAAGGCATGGGCTATCGGTGTGGGCAGTGCACAAGAAGGCCTGGTGCGCAGCAAAACGCTTTTGATTGGCGGCGAAATGGGTATAGGCAATACCACCGCTGCTGCGGCGCTGATTTGTGCGCTGACTGATATCGATCCGATAGACATTGTTGGCCTTGGCACAGGCATTACAGCCCAAAGCCGTGAGAATAAAGTTCAAGTGGTCAAAGACGCACTGGCCCGTGCCCGTGCTGCAGGTGCCGTGACTGCTAAAGACTGGCTGATGCAAGTTGGCGGTTTAGAAATCGCCGCTCTGGCGGGTTTTTATACTGGCGCTGCCGAAGCGGGCATTCCGGCTTTACTCGATGGCTTTATTACGACAGCTGCTGCGCTGGTGGCGGTAAAGAATAAGCCTGAAGTAGCCGATTGGCTGCTGGCCAGCCATTGCTCCGATGAAAAAGGCCATCGTCATGCGCTGGCGGCCTTGCAGCTAGAGCCCATCTTGCAACTGGGCCTGCGTTTAGGCGAAGCCAGTGGTGCTGCACTCACCCTCCCCCTTATCCAAAGCGCCCTCGCCCTGCACCGCGATATGGCCACGTTTTCATCAGCAGGAATTACGACAAAGTAA
- the waaC gene encoding lipopolysaccharide heptosyltransferase I, whose protein sequence is MFQTLIIRLSSMGDIIHNFPALSDLARHRPDIAIDWVVEESFAALPALHPAVRTVIPTALRRWRKAPLKSKAEFIHFRRKLRHYQYDLIIDSQGLIKSAFIAKQAIGPISGYDKASAREGLASLAYQHKYAVPRNQHAILRNRQLSAQVFNYKINDTIDYGLNIPQLDLPWCPAQSYAVLLSATSRSDKEWAEENWITLGTRLNAMGISSVLPWGNEQEQERSLRLASAIPNAVCPPKMNLAEAASLLASSRIVVGVDTGLAHLAAAVAVPVVAIFCASDPQLTGVLASSYAINLGSNGAPPSLESVWQATLDGMK, encoded by the coding sequence ATGTTTCAGACCCTCATTATTCGTCTCTCCTCGATGGGAGACATCATTCATAATTTTCCTGCTCTTAGCGATTTAGCAAGGCACCGGCCCGACATTGCCATCGATTGGGTGGTAGAAGAGAGCTTTGCGGCCTTACCCGCTTTACACCCTGCAGTACGTACGGTGATTCCCACCGCATTAAGACGTTGGCGTAAAGCACCGCTTAAATCAAAAGCAGAATTTATTCACTTTCGCCGCAAATTACGCCATTACCAATATGATTTAATTATTGATTCACAAGGCTTAATTAAAAGTGCCTTTATTGCCAAACAAGCCATTGGACCAATTAGCGGTTACGACAAAGCATCAGCAAGGGAAGGCTTAGCCAGCCTAGCGTATCAGCACAAGTATGCTGTGCCACGTAATCAGCACGCCATTCTCAGAAACCGCCAGCTGAGTGCGCAGGTGTTTAACTACAAAATTAATGACACCATCGATTATGGCCTGAATATTCCACAGCTTGATTTACCATGGTGCCCGGCTCAAAGCTATGCGGTACTGCTTTCTGCAACCAGCCGCAGCGATAAAGAATGGGCAGAAGAAAACTGGATTACGCTGGGTACACGCCTGAATGCAATGGGAATCAGCAGCGTGCTGCCTTGGGGTAATGAGCAAGAGCAAGAACGCAGCCTGCGTCTGGCTTCCGCCATCCCCAATGCGGTTTGCCCGCCAAAGATGAACTTAGCCGAAGCGGCATCACTTCTGGCATCCAGCCGGATTGTGGTGGGAGTAGATACTGGGCTTGCCCATCTTGCTGCAGCCGTTGCTGTGCCTGTAGTCGCTATTTTTTGTGCATCCGATCCGCAGCTCACCGGCGTTCTGGCCAGCAGCTATGCCATTAATTTAGGTAGCAATGGTGCACCACCCAGCTTGGAATCTGTCTGGCAAGCCACGCTGGATGGCATGAAATGA
- the parC gene encoding DNA topoisomerase IV subunit A, which yields MTQHDIEPNDADELESIADQGPRRFVEAQISATPDDAESVQLGLYAEKSYLEYAMSVIKSRALPQVEDGQKPVQRRILYTMHGLGLVANAKPIKSARIVGDVMGKYHPHGDQSAYDALVRIAQDFSLRYPLIDGQGNFGSRDGDGAAAMRYTEARLTPIAELLLSELDKGTTDFVPNYDGAFQEPSLLPARLPMLLLNGASGIAVGMATEIPAHNLGEVADAAIALIKKPTLSTSDLLTYIQGPDLPGGGQIISPRKDIVTAYENGRGSLKVRARWTKEDLARGQWQIVIHELPHGTSTQKVLEEIEDLSNPKIKKGKKALTQEQIQTKQLILSLIDRVRDESGKENAVRLVIEPKSSRQNPDDMMKLLLAHTALESGLSINMVTIGRDGRPGQKSLQQVIAEWISFRFDTVTRRTEHRLGQVNDRMHILEGRLIVFLNIDEVIRIIRHSDEPKAALIEAFNLSDRQAEDILEIRLRQLARLEGIKLEQELADLAKEKAELEHLLATPEVMQKLIIKEIEADKKKFADPRRTLIVEAERASLEVTVVDEPVTIILSEKGWMRARQGHGLDLQNLSFKDGDAMLAFIECRSIDPIAMFASDGRVYSIQASVIPGGRGDGVPVTTLVDLAAKSQIIQLLAAKPQEHLVIANSSGYGFYCLFENLMSRQKAGKSFLNLEEGETLLKVSTFVPRETSQVACLSKGGKLHLFAFSEFKQLTGGGRGVITMALDDKDTLSAITICDGVTLQINGTGRAGKAVEWKLNVNEMAPYQGKRARKGKPISSNLKFPSF from the coding sequence ATGACTCAGCACGATATAGAACCTAATGATGCCGACGAGTTGGAAAGCATCGCAGATCAAGGCCCGCGCCGTTTTGTTGAAGCGCAGATCTCTGCTACTCCAGACGATGCCGAATCCGTACAGCTAGGCTTGTACGCAGAAAAAAGCTATCTCGAATACGCAATGAGCGTGATTAAAAGCCGCGCCTTACCCCAAGTGGAAGACGGGCAAAAACCGGTACAACGTCGCATTCTTTACACCATGCATGGCCTTGGCCTAGTTGCTAACGCCAAGCCGATTAAATCGGCTCGTATTGTCGGTGATGTAATGGGTAAGTACCACCCGCACGGCGATCAATCTGCTTATGACGCGCTGGTACGGATTGCTCAGGACTTTTCGCTGCGCTATCCGCTGATCGATGGTCAGGGTAATTTTGGCAGCCGCGATGGCGATGGTGCTGCAGCGATGCGATACACCGAAGCACGCTTAACACCGATTGCCGAGCTGCTACTGAGCGAGCTGGATAAAGGCACCACCGATTTTGTGCCCAACTACGATGGCGCATTCCAAGAGCCTTCCCTGCTCCCTGCACGCCTGCCTATGCTGCTGCTGAACGGTGCATCGGGGATTGCAGTAGGGATGGCAACGGAAATCCCGGCACACAATCTGGGTGAAGTTGCTGATGCGGCTATTGCGCTGATTAAAAAGCCCACGCTTTCCACCAGCGATTTGCTCACCTATATCCAAGGGCCAGATTTACCCGGAGGCGGGCAGATTATCTCGCCACGCAAGGATATTGTAACGGCCTATGAAAATGGCCGGGGCAGCTTAAAAGTACGCGCCCGTTGGACCAAAGAAGACTTAGCCCGTGGCCAGTGGCAGATTGTGATTCATGAATTGCCACATGGTACTTCCACGCAAAAAGTCCTGGAAGAAATTGAAGATTTAAGCAATCCAAAAATCAAAAAGGGCAAGAAAGCCCTGACCCAGGAACAGATTCAAACCAAGCAGCTGATCCTGTCTTTAATCGATAGGGTGAGGGATGAATCGGGCAAGGAAAACGCCGTTCGCTTGGTTATCGAGCCAAAATCATCAAGGCAAAATCCAGACGATATGATGAAGCTGCTGCTGGCGCACACCGCGCTGGAAAGTGGTTTATCGATCAATATGGTCACCATCGGCCGTGATGGCCGGCCTGGGCAAAAATCACTGCAGCAAGTGATTGCCGAATGGATTTCTTTCCGCTTTGATACCGTTACCCGCCGCACCGAGCATCGCCTGGGGCAGGTGAATGATCGTATGCATATTTTAGAAGGCCGCTTAATTGTCTTCTTAAATATCGACGAAGTGATCCGCATTATTCGTCATAGCGACGAGCCCAAAGCTGCATTGATTGAAGCATTCAATTTAAGCGATCGTCAGGCAGAAGATATTTTAGAAATTCGCCTGCGCCAATTAGCAAGACTGGAAGGCATTAAGCTTGAACAAGAGCTGGCCGATTTAGCAAAAGAAAAAGCCGAGCTTGAGCATCTTTTAGCTACACCAGAAGTCATGCAAAAGCTGATCATTAAAGAAATTGAAGCGGATAAAAAGAAGTTTGCCGATCCGCGCAGAACGCTGATTGTCGAAGCAGAGCGTGCCTCGCTGGAAGTCACGGTAGTGGATGAGCCAGTCACGATTATCTTGTCAGAAAAAGGCTGGATGCGTGCACGTCAGGGCCATGGGCTTGATCTGCAAAACCTAAGTTTTAAAGACGGCGATGCAATGCTGGCCTTTATTGAATGCCGCTCTATTGACCCGATCGCGATGTTTGCCAGCGATGGCCGGGTGTACAGCATTCAAGCCTCGGTGATTCCGGGTGGCAGGGGAGATGGCGTACCTGTTACTACCTTGGTCGATCTGGCAGCTAAATCACAAATTATTCAACTGCTGGCTGCAAAACCACAAGAACACTTAGTGATTGCCAATTCCAGTGGCTATGGTTTTTATTGTTTGTTTGAAAACCTGATGAGCCGCCAAAAAGCAGGTAAAAGCTTCCTGAACCTAGAAGAAGGTGAAACGCTGCTTAAGGTTTCTACCTTTGTTCCACGTGAAACATCGCAAGTTGCTTGTCTCTCCAAAGGCGGCAAGTTACATCTGTTTGCCTTTAGCGAGTTTAAACAACTAACAGGTGGTGGACGTGGTGTGATTACCATGGCGTTGGATGATAAAGACACGCTCTCGGCCATTACAATTTGCGATGGTGTCACTTTACAAATCAATGGTACGGGTAGGGCTGGTAAAGCTGTGGAATGGAAGCTGAATGTCAATGAAATGGCTCCCTACCAAGGAAAACGTGCACGTAAAGGTAAGCCAATCAGCTCAAATCTAAAATTCCCGAGTTTTTGA
- a CDS encoding AraC family transcriptional regulator, with protein MTNPPCLRLEKAIDRMVRGLAAPLQLADLADVTHYSPWHLAHRFQSEYGDSPQAFLWQLRLEVAASLLQWSPHLSIGQVADLVGFSSPATFSRAFSRSFGFTPSDLRAGRAVAICWIANNLGAMSYRPGPAIVGTDVDRVWSWDEVEGCIELEEWPTERMAYLRAVGDYGFHLEEFLASFQEQCQTLEIKADRWFGLVWSDPATTPAERRRYDVAVPVSRQFKLPRLLGEYQRPAGRWAVFRHIGERADIGPRWRDLMLVWLPYSGWMLDPQRPRVECYYDGRYDLCLPLLPGRSIQDRLPEILPELLKLVTTVVNDK; from the coding sequence ATGACTAATCCCCCTTGCTTAAGGTTGGAAAAAGCGATTGATCGCATGGTGCGCGGCTTGGCTGCGCCTTTGCAATTGGCTGATTTAGCCGATGTCACTCATTACTCGCCATGGCATTTAGCCCACCGCTTTCAAAGTGAATATGGCGATAGCCCGCAGGCATTTTTATGGCAATTACGCTTAGAAGTTGCTGCATCGCTTTTGCAATGGTCACCACATTTATCCATTGGGCAGGTAGCCGATTTAGTTGGTTTTTCTTCACCAGCCACTTTCAGTCGCGCATTTAGCCGCAGCTTTGGTTTTACGCCCAGTGATTTACGTGCCGGGCGGGCTGTGGCAATTTGCTGGATTGCTAATAATTTAGGCGCAATGTCTTATCGGCCAGGGCCTGCGATTGTTGGTACTGATGTAGATCGAGTCTGGAGCTGGGATGAGGTTGAGGGCTGCATCGAATTAGAAGAATGGCCGACAGAACGAATGGCCTATCTGCGGGCTGTGGGCGATTATGGTTTTCATTTAGAAGAGTTTTTGGCCAGCTTTCAGGAGCAATGCCAAACGCTTGAGATTAAGGCTGATCGATGGTTTGGCCTAGTCTGGAGCGATCCTGCTACAACCCCTGCTGAGCGCCGTCGCTACGATGTAGCAGTGCCTGTCTCACGTCAATTTAAATTACCCAGGCTATTGGGTGAGTATCAGCGCCCTGCAGGACGCTGGGCTGTGTTTAGGCATATTGGGGAGAGAGCAGATATTGGCCCGCGCTGGCGTGATTTAATGTTGGTATGGCTGCCCTACTCGGGCTGGATGCTGGACCCGCAGCGGCCGCGGGTGGAGTGCTATTACGATGGCCGCTATGATCTTTGTCTGCCCCTTCTGCCAGGGCGCAGCATTCAGGACCGGCTGCCGGAGATTTTGCCAGAGCTGTTAAAGCTGGTGACGACGGTGGTGAATGATAAATAG
- a CDS encoding histidine phosphatase family protein: MSSFRLTLLRHGATVAPKGMLIGHTDLPLSALGEQQMASRNDHFVRFPPSSIASSDLGRCAGFAQQLAEKTGLNCHINHNLREMCFGELDGLAKPQWSEQQQAAWALWSHNPESYTGAGIEGWASFSARVNAACRLWLQAVHGDHRVLITHGGVAKALLLDWLGLPAARHSQFWLAHAGMITLYWDDEYPPVLQGIDNEVLQGE, from the coding sequence ATGAGTAGTTTCCGCCTTACACTTTTGCGGCATGGCGCTACGGTTGCCCCAAAGGGGATGTTAATCGGTCATACCGATTTGCCCTTGTCGGCCTTGGGCGAGCAGCAAATGGCTAGCCGCAATGATCACTTTGTTCGCTTTCCTCCAAGTAGTATTGCTAGCTCTGATCTTGGCCGCTGTGCGGGCTTTGCTCAGCAGTTGGCGGAAAAAACTGGGCTGAATTGCCATATTAACCACAATTTGCGCGAAATGTGTTTTGGCGAATTGGATGGTTTAGCCAAGCCTCAATGGAGCGAGCAGCAACAGGCTGCTTGGGCGCTTTGGTCACATAATCCTGAGAGTTATACGGGGGCTGGTATTGAAGGCTGGGCGAGTTTCTCTGCTCGGGTAAATGCAGCTTGCCGCTTATGGTTGCAAGCTGTCCATGGGGACCATAGGGTATTGATTACCCATGGTGGTGTGGCTAAAGCCTTATTACTGGATTGGCTGGGCCTGCCCGCAGCGCGGCACAGCCAGTTTTGGCTGGCGCACGCGGGGATGATTACGCTTTATTGGGATGATGAATATCCGCCTGTTTTGCAGGGAATTGATAATGAAGTTTTGCAGGGTGAGTGA
- a CDS encoding M15 family metallopeptidase, translating to MSALIAAAWADLGIPLDLLNHRPLQLFEEASELIDVSIASDGRVWQLTPSAAAAWLAMQAAAGLEGIDIQIASAYRASSRQCELIQRKLSQGQDIEQILQVLAPPGCSEHHTGRAVDIYQPGGPVVEEAFEATPAFNWLNLNAARFGFSLSFPRGNPSGYLYEPWHWCWHDI from the coding sequence ATGTCCGCCTTGATTGCAGCGGCTTGGGCTGATTTAGGTATTCCACTCGATTTACTTAATCATCGCCCCTTGCAGCTTTTTGAAGAAGCGAGTGAGCTGATTGATGTGTCCATCGCCAGCGATGGCCGTGTATGGCAACTCACCCCAAGTGCAGCAGCAGCATGGCTGGCGATGCAGGCTGCTGCTGGGCTAGAAGGGATTGATATTCAGATTGCCTCGGCGTATCGGGCATCCAGCCGCCAGTGTGAGCTAATTCAAAGAAAGTTATCGCAGGGGCAGGATATTGAGCAGATTTTACAAGTACTTGCCCCGCCCGGCTGCAGCGAACACCACACCGGCCGGGCTGTAGATATCTACCAGCCCGGCGGGCCAGTGGTTGAAGAAGCCTTTGAAGCTACCCCTGCATTTAATTGGTTAAACCTCAACGCCGCACGCTTTGGTTTTAGCCTGTCGTTCCCACGCGGTAATCCATCCGGCTATCTTTATGAGCCTTGGCATTGGTGTTGGCATGATATATAG
- the waaA gene encoding lipid IV(A) 3-deoxy-D-manno-octulosonic acid transferase, translated as MSRWLYRALLCCAFPLIFLYLLKRSGRQPAYRQHWLERLGFYKSTANSAPLIWLHAVSVGETRAAAPLIFALKTAYPQHRFLISCMTPTGRATAQELFADLAEIIYLPYDYPSAVGRFLKHFQPSFGVLMETEIWPNLIHACADHKMPLFLANARLSEKSLKGYLKVSSLIKPAVARLAGVLAQSEMDAARLKQLGSSNTHIVGNIKFDNLPDESAISHGLSWRSNFGSRNVLLFASSRDGEETLLLDALANWPESMLLILVPRHPQRFDEVATLIESRGLPLLRRSAWDEGPVASHVQVLLGDSMGEMTRYYAASDLAIIGGSILPFGSQNLIEACALGTPVLLGPSTYNFSQAATEAIASQAAWQGDDAQAIIQQAKYLLAHADECKAMGQAGKTFASAHRGATQKLLSYLPLCIPKY; from the coding sequence ATGAGCCGCTGGCTTTATCGCGCTCTACTCTGCTGCGCTTTTCCTCTCATCTTTTTATATCTGCTCAAACGCTCTGGACGCCAGCCTGCTTACCGCCAGCACTGGCTAGAGCGGCTGGGCTTTTATAAGAGTACAGCAAATAGCGCGCCGCTAATTTGGCTGCACGCAGTATCCGTGGGCGAAACCCGTGCGGCAGCGCCCTTAATCTTTGCACTGAAAACAGCCTATCCACAGCACCGGTTTTTAATCAGCTGCATGACGCCAACAGGCCGTGCTACCGCGCAAGAGTTATTTGCCGACTTAGCCGAAATTATCTATCTGCCTTATGACTATCCCAGCGCAGTAGGGCGCTTTTTAAAGCATTTTCAGCCCAGCTTTGGCGTACTGATGGAAACCGAAATCTGGCCGAATCTGATCCATGCATGTGCAGATCACAAGATGCCCTTATTTTTAGCCAATGCGCGTTTATCCGAAAAATCGCTCAAGGGCTATTTAAAAGTCAGCTCACTCATCAAGCCTGCTGTAGCTCGCCTTGCCGGTGTATTGGCACAAAGCGAAATGGATGCCGCACGCTTAAAGCAATTAGGCAGCAGCAACACGCATATTGTTGGCAATATCAAATTTGATAATCTGCCCGATGAAAGCGCCATCAGCCATGGGCTAAGCTGGCGTTCCAACTTTGGATCCCGCAATGTGCTGCTGTTTGCATCCAGCCGGGATGGTGAAGAAACACTGCTGCTTGATGCTCTGGCAAACTGGCCAGAATCAATGCTACTCATTTTGGTACCACGCCATCCACAACGCTTTGATGAAGTTGCTACGCTTATAGAATCCCGTGGTTTACCACTGCTCAGGCGCAGTGCATGGGATGAGGGGCCTGTAGCAAGCCATGTGCAAGTTTTGCTAGGTGACTCGATGGGGGAAATGACGCGCTACTACGCCGCAAGCGATCTGGCCATTATCGGCGGCTCCATCCTGCCCTTTGGCAGCCAGAACCTGATAGAAGCCTGCGCCCTAGGTACACCCGTATTACTGGGCCCATCTACCTACAACTTTAGTCAGGCCGCAACGGAAGCCATCGCCAGCCAAGCCGCATGGCAGGGCGATGACGCCCAAGCCATCATCCAGCAAGCCAAGTATTTGCTTGCCCATGCAGATGAGTGCAAAGCCATGGGGCAAGCAGGCAAAACCTTTGCCAGTGCACACCGGGGCGCTACTCAAAAACTGCTTTCTTATTTGCCTCTTTGCATACCAAAATATTGA
- a CDS encoding DMT family transporter, which translates to MQKIAYLILVLLWSTTPLAINWSVQGVPYSAALASRFGLAAVLALLVLIICKQKIPASSWPASACAGIATSLAMLCVYWASQTVSSGLVAVLFGLIPLATAGFSWLWLGLKLRRFEVLAMMIGITGLLIIFAEKLNSAGVAGVAVVLLAVLIQAAAAVKLKKLAAGQSPLAVNAGALSIATVVLSAVCVWQTDVTNLTFPRQSFVAIAYLAVFGSVLGFSLYYWLIRECKPITVSLISLITPATALWMGYSLNGEEVSGSLIWGTACILLGLAVHLLAQKGRG; encoded by the coding sequence ATGCAAAAAATAGCGTATTTAATTTTGGTTTTACTCTGGTCCACCACGCCCTTGGCGATTAACTGGAGCGTGCAAGGCGTGCCCTACTCTGCCGCACTCGCTTCTCGCTTTGGTCTGGCTGCTGTCTTAGCACTTCTTGTGCTGATCATTTGCAAGCAAAAAATACCTGCCAGCAGCTGGCCAGCCAGTGCCTGTGCTGGCATTGCTACCTCTTTGGCCATGCTCTGCGTTTATTGGGCATCACAAACCGTATCGTCTGGTTTAGTTGCGGTGCTGTTTGGTTTGATCCCTTTAGCTACGGCCGGTTTTTCATGGCTATGGCTGGGCTTAAAATTACGTCGCTTTGAAGTACTGGCCATGATGATTGGTATCACTGGCTTGCTGATTATTTTTGCTGAAAAGTTAAATTCAGCTGGCGTAGCAGGTGTGGCGGTGGTGCTGCTCGCGGTATTGATACAGGCTGCGGCGGCAGTAAAACTTAAAAAACTAGCCGCCGGGCAGTCGCCACTTGCGGTGAATGCAGGGGCATTAAGCATTGCAACGGTGGTGCTGAGCGCAGTGTGCGTATGGCAAACCGATGTCACAAATTTAACTTTTCCTAGGCAAAGCTTCGTTGCAATTGCCTATTTAGCGGTGTTTGGCTCGGTACTGGGCTTTAGTTTGTATTACTGGCTGATCCGCGAATGCAAGCCAATTACTGTGTCACTTATTTCACTGATTACGCCTGCGACGGCTTTATGGATGGGATACAGCTTGAATGGCGAAGAAGTTTCGGGGTCTTTGATTTGGGGAACGGCGTGTATTTTGCTGGGGCTGGCGGTGCATTTGCTGGCGCAGAAAGGGAGGGGGTAA
- a CDS encoding GGDEF domain-containing protein, with amino-acid sequence MIDKIILFIPWALALLMFGLWLRSERIRRMQKIKLTELIGKDPLTGLSSRRHFLDIAAREINRSQRFSNPLSALIIDVDDLRNLNKTYGQIGGDLALQHIAQACRQSVRDFDLIARFSGEEIALLLPDTPLDGAIVVAERIRRKAEEKRIMMPDGLEFAMTVCIGVAQTQTEMDSTEDLLLAADTALQKAMTTGPNKVMY; translated from the coding sequence ATGATCGATAAAATCATACTTTTTATACCTTGGGCATTGGCGCTGCTGATGTTTGGCTTATGGCTGCGGAGCGAGCGGATACGCCGCATGCAGAAAATAAAGCTCACAGAATTAATCGGTAAAGATCCTCTTACTGGTTTATCCAGCAGGCGGCATTTTTTGGATATTGCCGCGCGTGAGATTAATCGCAGTCAGCGTTTTTCTAATCCGCTTAGTGCTTTAATTATTGATGTTGATGATTTACGAAACCTGAATAAAACATATGGCCAGATTGGAGGTGATTTGGCTTTACAGCATATTGCTCAAGCCTGCAGGCAAAGTGTTCGGGATTTTGATCTGATTGCTCGTTTTTCAGGCGAAGAAATTGCCCTGCTGCTGCCTGATACTCCTCTTGACGGCGCCATTGTTGTTGCAGAGCGCATCCGGAGAAAAGCAGAAGAAAAAAGAATCATGATGCCCGATGGTCTGGAGTTCGCCATGACTGTATGTATTGGCGTGGCGCAGACTCAGACAGAAATGGATAGCACAGAAGATTTATTATTAGCTGCAGATACTGCATTACAAAAAGCAATGACAACAGGTCCGAATAAAGTGATGTATTAA